In Tripterygium wilfordii isolate XIE 37 chromosome 15, ASM1340144v1, whole genome shotgun sequence, one DNA window encodes the following:
- the LOC120016428 gene encoding sulfite reductase [ferredoxin], chloroplastic-like encodes MKATSFGAVNAVVSNDPKSRIQTFDGLQASKSLALTRNLRVLHSLRARPSVIRAVSTPVNPGTAAEPKRSKVEIIKEHSNFIRYPLNEELLTDAQNINEAATQLIKFHGSYQQYNRDDRGTRSYSFMLRTKNPCGKVSNKLYLTMDDLADQFGIGTLRLTTRQTFQLHGVLKQNLKTVMSSIIRSMGSTLGACGDLNRNVLAPPAPFVRKDYQFAQQTAENIAALLTPQSGFYYDMWVDGEKIMSAEPPEVVKARNDNSHGTNFPDSPEPIYGTQFLPRKFKIAVTVPADNSVDILTNDIGVVVVSDKKGEPQGFNIYVGGGMGRTHRVETTFPRLAEPLGYVPKEDILYAVKAIVVTQRENGRRDDRKYSRMKYLISSWGVEKFRSVVEQYYGKKFEPFHKLPEWEFKSYLGWHEQGDGGYFCGLHVDNGRIGGNMKKVLREVIEKYDLNMRITANQNIILCDVRGAWKRPITTVLAQAGLLQPRYVDPLNITAMACPAFPLCSLAITEAERGIPDILKRVRAVFEKVGLKYNDSVVIRVTGCPNGCARPYMAELGLVGDGPNSYQIWLGGAPNQTRLARTFMNKVKVQDLEKVLEPLFYHWKRKRQSKESFGDFTTRLGFEKLQELVDKYDGPELSPSRYNLKLFADKETYEAVDELAKLQNKSAHQLAMEVIRNYVSAQQNGKDE; translated from the exons CCGGTAAACCCAGGCACTGCTGCTGAACCAAAGCGTAGTAAGGTTGAAATTATAAAGGAGCACAGTAATTTCATAAGGTACCCACTCAATGAGGAGTTATTGACTGATGCCCAAAATATCAATGAGGCTGCTACACAGTTAATTAAGTTCCATGGGAGCTATCAGCAGTACAACAGAGATGATCGTGGTACAAGGTCATACTCTTTTATGCTTCGGACGAAGAATCCTTGTGGAAAAGTGTCAAACAAGCTATACTTGACCATGGATGATCTTGCTGATCAGTTTGGAATTGGAACACTTCGTTTAACAaccagacaaacttttcagctCCATGGTGTTCTGAAGCAGAACCTCAAGACCGTAATGAGTAGCATCATTAGAAGTATGGGTTCAACTCTTGGTGCTTGTGGTGATCTAAACAGGAATGTTCTCGCTCCTCCTGCTCCATTTGTAAGAAAGGACTACCAGTTTGCACAGCAGACTGCAGAGAATATAGCTGCACTCCTAACTCCTCAATCAGGTTTCTACTATGATATGTGGGTGGATGGAGAGAAGATTATGTCAGCTGAACCTCCTGAAGTTGTGAAGGCCCGCAATGATAACTCTCATGGAACAAATTTCCCTGATTCACCTGAGCCTATCTATGGAACTCAGTTCTTGCCaaggaagttcaaaattgcagtcACTGTGCCAGCGGACAACTCAGTGGATATCCTCACCAATGATATTGGCGTGGTTGTTGTATCTGATAAAAAGGGGGAGCCTCAGGGTTTCAACATATAC GTTGGTGGTGGTATGGGAAGGACACATAGGGTGGAGACCACCTTCCCCCGTTTGGCTGAGCCATTGGGTTATGTGCCAAAAGAGGATATTCTGTATGCGGTGAAAGCTATTGTCGTTACACAGCGGGAAAATGGGAGAAGAGACGATCGTAAGTACAGCAGAATGAAATATTTGATCAGCTCCTGGGGCGTTGAAAAGTTTAGAAGTGTAGTTGAGCAATATTATGGAAAGAAGTTTGAACCTTTCCATAAATTGCCTGAGTGGGAATTCAAAAGTTACTTGGGGTGGCATGAGCAG GGCGATGGTGGTTATTTTTGTGGACTTCATGTTGATAATGGACGTATCGGAGGCAATATGAAGAAGGTGTTGAGGGAGGTAATAGAGAAGTATGACTTAAATATGCGTATCACAGCAAATCAGAACATCATTTTGTGTGATGTCCGAGGTGCGTGGAAGCGTCCCATTACAACAGTTCTTGCACAGGCTGGTTTGCTG CAACCTAGGTATGTAGATCCCCTCAACATAACTGCAATGGCTTGTCCCGCTTTTCCACTTTGCTCGCTGGCAATTACTGAAGCTGAAAGAGGAATCCCTGACATTCTCAAGCGAGTCCGAGCTGTATTTGAGAAG GTTGGTCTAAAGTACAATGATTCTGTGGTAATAAGGGTTACTGGCTGCCCTAATGGTTGTGCTAGACCGTACATGGCTGAACTTGGCCTTGTTGGTGATGGTCCCAATAGCTATCAG ATTTGGCTTGGGGGCGCTCCCAATCAAACCAGGTTAGCAAGAACCTTCATGAATAAGGTTAAAGTTCAAGACCTTGAAAAAGTTTTGGAGCCTTTGTTTTACCATTGGAAACGAAAGAGACAATCCAAAGAATCATTCGGCGACTTCACAACCCGCTTG GGATTTGAGAAGCTTCAAGAATTGGTTGATAAATATGATGGTCCAGAGCTCTCACCATCACGCTATAACCTGAAGCTCTTTGCTGATAAGGAGACTTATGAAGCCGTGGATGAGCTTGCAAAGCTGCAGAACAAGAGTGCTCATCAGCTGGCAATGGAAGTCATACGCAATTATGTTTCTGCCCAGCAAAATGGGAAAGATGAATGA
- the LOC120016429 gene encoding 40S ribosomal protein S2-3-like, translating into MAERPGGERGGFRRGFGGGRGDRGGRGDRGGRGRRRGRRDEEEKWVPVTKLGRLVREGKIRSLEQIYLHSLPIKEHQIVDTLVGPSLKDEVMKIMPVQKQTRAGQRTRFKAFVVVGDGNGHVGLGVKCSKEVATAIRGAIILAKLSVIPVRRGYWGNKIGKPHTVPCKVTGKCGSVTVRMVPAPRGAGIVAARVPKKVLQFAGIDDVFTSSRGSTKTLGNFVKATFECLLKTYGFLTPDFWRETRFTKSPFQEYTDLLGRPTKPLLLDEVEKVEP; encoded by the exons ATGGCTGAAAGACCAGGAGGTGAACGCGGCGGCTTCCGCAGAGGATTTGGTGGCGGAAGAGGCGACCGTGGCGGAAGAGGAGACCGTGGTGGAAGAGGCCGCCGCCGTGGCCGTCGTGATGAGGAGGAGAAGTGGGTCCCTGTGACTAAGCTTGGCCGTCTGGTCAGGGAAGGAAAGATCCGCAGCTTGGAGCAAATCTACCTCCACTCGCTCCCGATCAAGGAGCATCAAATTGTTGATACTCTGGTAGGTCCTTCTCTCAAGGACGAGGTCATGAAGATCATGCCTGTCCAGAAGCAGACTAGGGCTGGGCAGAGGACCAGATTCAAGGCCTTTGTTGTTGTTGGAGACGGCAACGGGCATGTGGGGCTCGGGGTTAAGTGCTCCAAGGAGGTGGCGACTGCTATCAGAGGCGCTATTATTCTAGCCAAGCTTTCGGTTATTCCTGTAAGGAGAGGGTACTGGGGTAACAAGATCGGGAAACCTCACACTGTACCCTGCAAGGTTACTGGGAAGTGTGGGTCGGTCACTGTCAGGATGGTGCCTGCCCCTCGTGGTGCCGGGATTGTCGCTGCTAGAGTGCCAAAGAAGGTGTTGCAATTTGCTGGGATAGATGATGTCTTCACCTCTTCAAGAGGGTCTACCAAGACTCTTGGAAACTTCGTCAAG GCCACTTTTGAATGTCTTCTGAAAACATATGGTTTCTTGACACCTGATTTCTGGAGGGAAACTCGCTTCACCAAGTCTCCTTTCCAGGAATATACCGATCTCTTGGGAAGGCCTACAAAACCCCTCCTTCTTGATGAGGTTGAGAAAGTCGAGCCATAA